In Toxotes jaculatrix isolate fToxJac2 chromosome 11, fToxJac2.pri, whole genome shotgun sequence, a single genomic region encodes these proteins:
- the slc35f3b gene encoding putative thiamine transporter SLC35F3 isoform X2 has product MKKHSARVAPLSACNSPVLTLTKVEGEDRTRENVVGTTDPQSAGGAAGAESGSNRRRLHCCIRVTTVQVRKALWGVAMVMCVCSSWAGSTQLAKLTFKQFDAPFTLTWFATTWNCLFFPLYYIGHLCKSPERQTPRQRFRECCRFFGDDGLTPKVFFTKVAPFGLLWILTNYLYLQALRKINTTDVSALFCCNKAFVFLLSWIVLRDRFMGVRIVAAILAIAGIVMMTYADGFHSHSVIGITLVVASASMSALYKVLFKMVLGSAKFGEAALFLSIVGSANFVFISFVPVILYFTHVEYIGSPEDIPWAYLCGVAGLLFAFNILVNFGIAITYPTLISLGIVLSVPVNAMVDLYTCEIHFNTVRLIAVFIICLGFLMLLLPEDWDQCIIQLSTKLRKRDEPAEGSGEAGATTGLNWRGRTRTSMSTFAH; this is encoded by the exons ATGAAGAAACACTCCGCAAGGGTTGCCCCGCTGTCCGCCTGCAACAGTCCGGTGCTCACCCTCACCAAAGTGGAAG GAGAAGACCGCACCAGGGAGAATGTCGTGGGCACCACAGATCCACAGTCGGCTGGTGGCGCGGCAGGAGCAGAGTCTGGCTCCAACAGACGGAGGCTCCACTGCTGCATCAGAGTAACAACTGTACAGGTGCGGAAGGCCCTGTGGGGAGTCGCcatggtgatgtgtgtgtgctcgtccTGGGCAGGCTCCACCCAGCTGGCCAAGCTGACCTTCAAGCAGTTTGACGCCCCCTTCACCCTCACCTGGTTCGCCACCACCTGGAACTGCCTCTTCTTTCCCCTCTATTACATTGGCCACCTGTGCAAGAGTCCAGAGAGGCAGACGCCCAGACAGAGATTCAG GGAGTGCTGTAGGTTTTTCGGGGACGACGGGCTGACACCCAAGGTATTTTTCACCAAGGTAGCTCCCTTTGGCCTGCTGTGGATCCTCACCAACTACCTGTACCTGCAGGCCCTCAGGAAGATCAACACAACAGACGTGTCAGCGCTCTTCTGTTGTAACAAGGCCTTCGTCTTCCTGCTCTCTTGGATTGTACTCAGAGACCGCTTCATGGGGGTCAGG ATAGTAGCTGCTATCTTGGCCATAGCAGGCATCGTAATGATGACCTATGCTGATGGATTCCACAGCCACTCGGTCATCGGCATCACTTTGGTCGTGGCCTCTGCTTCGATGTCAGCGCTCTACAAG gTGCTCTTCAAAATGGTCCTGGGCAGTGCCAAATTTGGTGAGGCTGCACTCTTTCTCAGCATTGTTGGAAGCGCCAACTTTGTTTTCATCAGCTTTGTGCCAGTCATCCTGTATTTTACACATGTGGAGTACATTGGCTCACCTGAAGACATCCCTTGGGCCTACCTCTGTGGGGTTGCAGGCCTGCTTTTTG CTTTCAACATCCTGGTAAACTTTGGCATTGCGATAACATACCCAACATTAATCTCCCTTGGCATCGTCCTAAGTGTTCCTGTAAATGCCA TGGTGGACCTCTATACATGTGAAATTCATTTCAACACAGTGCGCCTCATTGCTGTGTTCATCATTTGCCTGGGCTTCCTCATGCTGCTGTTACCGGAGGACTGGGACCAGTGCATCATCCAGCTCAGCACCAAGCTGCGCAAACGTGACgagccagcagagggcagtggaGAGGCAGGCGCCACCACAGGGCTCAACTGGAGAGGGAGAACCAGGACCTCCATGTCAACATTTGCACATTGA